A genomic stretch from Mycobacterium malmoense includes:
- a CDS encoding Rv0361 family membrane protein, with protein sequence MPNAPEPDRGGAPRRPGFDPREPGRERAPEPGEDETESQPLVPNDSETETVVINKPDPGDDPEANPQGQQRERRFTAPGFDAKETMVIATSAEPATEVFATPGVSGPPGQPGMPPKAAVPQSIPPRGVRRLRAPSQFNWGWVLAIVVIVLALAAIAILGTVLLTRGKHSKVSEEDRVRHTIQEFDVAVQRGDLTALRGITCGTTRDGYVDYDERSWQETYQRVSAAKQYPVIASIDQVVVNGQHAEANVTTFMAYDPQVRSTRSLDLQYRDDQWKICQSPSG encoded by the coding sequence ATGCCTAATGCACCCGAGCCCGATCGCGGCGGCGCGCCGAGGCGGCCTGGGTTCGATCCGCGCGAACCGGGCCGCGAGCGGGCCCCGGAGCCCGGCGAAGACGAAACCGAGAGCCAGCCTCTGGTGCCCAACGACTCCGAGACCGAGACCGTCGTGATCAACAAGCCCGATCCGGGCGACGATCCCGAGGCGAATCCGCAGGGGCAGCAGCGCGAACGCCGTTTCACGGCACCGGGTTTCGATGCGAAGGAAACGATGGTCATCGCAACCTCCGCGGAGCCCGCCACCGAGGTCTTCGCAACCCCCGGGGTGTCCGGCCCACCAGGGCAGCCCGGGATGCCCCCGAAAGCTGCTGTGCCACAATCGATCCCGCCTCGGGGCGTCAGGAGACTAAGGGCGCCAAGTCAATTCAATTGGGGCTGGGTGCTGGCGATTGTCGTGATCGTTTTGGCGCTGGCGGCGATCGCGATCCTGGGCACCGTGCTGCTGACCCGCGGCAAACACTCGAAAGTGTCTGAGGAAGACCGGGTTCGGCACACCATCCAGGAATTCGACGTCGCGGTGCAGAGGGGGGACCTGACCGCGCTGCGCGGCATCACGTGCGGCACCACCCGCGACGGCTACGTGGATTACGACGAGCGCTCGTGGCAGGAAACGTACCAGCGAGTGTCGGCGGCCAAGCAGTATCCGGTGATCGCCAGCATCGACCAGGTCGTCGTCAACGGCCAGCACGCCGAGGCAAACGTCACCACGTTCATGGCGTACGACCCGCAGGTCCGTTCGACGCGCAGCCTCGACCTGCAATACCGCGACGACCAATGGAAGATCTGCCAGTCCCCCAGCGGCTGA
- a CDS encoding DUF3151 domain-containing protein, with translation MTSMGDLLGPDPILLPGDSDAEAELLADENPSIVAAAHPSASVAWAALAEEALDDDRAITAYAYARTGYHRGLDQLRRNGWKGFGPVPYSHEPNRGFLRCVAALARAADAIGETEEYLRCLDLLDDCDPAAREALGL, from the coding sequence ATGACGTCGATGGGAGACCTGCTGGGACCCGATCCGATCCTGCTGCCGGGCGACAGCGATGCCGAGGCGGAACTCCTCGCCGACGAAAACCCGAGCATCGTCGCGGCCGCGCACCCGTCGGCGTCGGTGGCGTGGGCGGCGCTGGCCGAGGAGGCGCTCGATGACGACCGGGCCATCACCGCCTACGCCTATGCCCGCACCGGCTATCACCGTGGCCTGGACCAGCTGCGGCGCAACGGCTGGAAGGGGTTCGGGCCGGTGCCGTATTCGCACGAGCCGAACCGGGGCTTCTTGCGGTGTGTGGCGGCGCTGGCGCGGGCCGCCGACGCCATCGGCGAGACCGAGGAGTACCTACGCTGCCTGGATCTGCTCGACGATTGCGACCCCGCGGCCCGCGAAGCGCTGGGGCTTTAG
- a CDS encoding cation diffusion facilitator family transporter — protein sequence MGAGHNHTPAETGASRMIPRMIMAAAILVAFFVVELTTSLVINSIALLADAGHMLTDVVAVFMGLAAVMLARRGSSSPARTYGWHRAEVFTAVANAGLLIGVALFILYEAVQRLKEAPSVPGVPMIVVALAGLAANFVVALLLRSHSSQSLAVKGAYMEVIADTVGSLGVLIAGVVTVTTHWPYADVVVAVLVALWVLPRAVSLARDALRILSESSPTHIDVEELRSALGAVDGVAEVHDLHVWTLSPGKDMVTAHLTSAGDSARVLHDARAVLSARGLDHATVQIECPGDTDCSDSF from the coding sequence ATGGGCGCGGGCCACAATCACACCCCGGCCGAGACCGGCGCGTCCCGGATGATCCCCCGCATGATCATGGCCGCGGCGATCCTGGTGGCGTTCTTCGTCGTGGAGTTGACCACCTCGCTGGTGATCAACTCGATCGCGCTGCTGGCCGATGCCGGGCACATGCTGACCGACGTGGTTGCGGTGTTCATGGGGCTGGCCGCCGTGATGCTGGCCCGGCGCGGCAGCTCGTCGCCGGCGCGCACCTACGGCTGGCATCGCGCGGAGGTGTTCACCGCGGTGGCCAACGCCGGGCTGCTGATCGGGGTCGCGCTGTTCATCCTCTACGAGGCCGTCCAACGGCTCAAGGAGGCCCCGTCGGTCCCCGGCGTGCCGATGATCGTGGTGGCGCTGGCCGGCCTGGCCGCCAACTTCGTGGTGGCGCTGCTGCTGCGCTCACACTCGTCACAGAGCCTGGCCGTCAAGGGCGCCTACATGGAGGTGATCGCCGACACCGTCGGCAGCCTGGGCGTGCTGATCGCCGGCGTGGTCACCGTCACGACGCACTGGCCGTACGCCGACGTGGTGGTCGCCGTGCTGGTCGCGCTGTGGGTGCTGCCGCGGGCCGTTTCGCTGGCCCGTGACGCGCTGCGGATCCTTTCCGAGTCGTCGCCGACCCACATCGACGTGGAGGAGCTGCGCAGCGCGCTGGGCGCCGTCGACGGCGTGGCCGAAGTGCACGACCTGCACGTGTGGACGCTGTCGCCCGGCAAGGACATGGTCACCGCGCACCTGACCAGCGCCGGCGACTCCGCCCGGGTGCTGCACGACGCCCGCGCGGTGCTGTCGGCGCGCGGGCTGGACCACGCCACCGTCCAGATCGAGTGCCCGGGCGACACCGATTGTTCGGATAGCTTCTAA
- a CDS encoding site-2 protease family protein, whose amino-acid sequence MSFPARQHESVRPSPIFLALIGLTAVGGVLAWLAGASVRPLSYAGVFVFVIAGWLVSLCLHEFGHALTAWRFGDHDAAMRGYLTLDPQRYSHPALSLLLPIVIIALGGIGLPGAAVYLRTWFMTPTRRTLVSLAGPAANLVLAVLLLTLTRLFFDPDHAVLWAGVSFLAFLQITALLLNLLPIPGLDGYDALEPHLSPETQRAVAPAKQWGFVVLLFLLLAPGLNQWFFGIVLWVFDLSGVPHLLVSAGDSLTRFWSQWF is encoded by the coding sequence GTGAGCTTTCCCGCCAGGCAACACGAATCGGTGCGACCCAGCCCCATCTTTTTGGCCCTGATCGGGTTGACGGCGGTCGGCGGCGTGCTGGCCTGGCTGGCCGGCGCGAGCGTGCGGCCGCTGTCTTACGCCGGGGTGTTCGTCTTCGTGATCGCCGGCTGGCTGGTGTCGCTGTGCCTGCACGAGTTCGGGCACGCGTTGACCGCCTGGCGATTCGGCGACCACGACGCCGCCATGCGCGGGTATCTGACGCTGGATCCGCAGCGCTACAGCCATCCCGCGCTATCGCTCCTGTTGCCGATCGTGATCATCGCACTGGGCGGGATCGGCCTGCCGGGCGCCGCCGTGTACCTGCGGACCTGGTTCATGACGCCGACCCGCCGCACCCTGGTCAGCCTCGCGGGCCCAGCCGCCAACCTCGTGCTGGCGGTGCTGCTGCTGACGCTGACCCGGTTGTTCTTCGACCCGGACCACGCGGTGCTGTGGGCGGGGGTGTCGTTTCTGGCATTCTTGCAGATCACCGCGTTGCTGCTGAACCTGCTGCCCATCCCGGGCCTGGACGGATACGACGCGTTGGAACCGCATTTGAGCCCCGAAACGCAGCGCGCGGTGGCGCCGGCCAAGCAGTGGGGCTTTGTCGTCCTGTTGTTCCTGCTCTTGGCGCCGGGGCTGAACCAGTGGTTCTTCGGGATTGTGCTCTGGGTATTCGATCTGTCCGGTGTGCCGCACTTGCTGGTGTCCGCCGGCGACTCGCTGACCCGCTTCTGGAGCCAGTGGTTCTAG
- a CDS encoding peptidase M50, whose amino-acid sequence MKTVGVLVFGDRRVPWPLTGLPVHTADIDAATGPYRRLVVVGGDADLAAVLTRLLRAGRLDVEVAYAPPRRTRATRIYRLPAGRRAARRALRGSARRVTLVRDETGSAIVGRAGWLPADDRRLIHGEAVVDDTTLFDGDVAAVFVEPTLAMPGLRARVKRRWVAGRAAQLGSTGTIVVRDGVAASRATRRSTFYRNVEGWLLVR is encoded by the coding sequence ATGAAAACCGTGGGGGTGTTGGTGTTCGGCGACCGGCGGGTGCCATGGCCGCTGACCGGCCTGCCGGTCCACACGGCCGATATCGACGCCGCGACCGGGCCGTACCGACGCCTGGTGGTCGTCGGCGGTGACGCCGATCTGGCCGCCGTGCTGACCCGGTTGCTGCGCGCCGGCCGGCTCGACGTCGAGGTGGCCTACGCGCCGCCCCGCCGCACCCGGGCGACCCGGATCTACCGCCTGCCGGCCGGGCGCCGCGCGGCGCGGCGCGCCCTGCGCGGGTCCGCGCGGCGGGTGACCCTGGTCCGCGACGAGACCGGGTCGGCGATCGTGGGCCGGGCTGGCTGGCTGCCCGCCGACGATCGGCGGCTCATCCACGGCGAGGCGGTCGTCGACGACACCACGCTGTTCGACGGCGACGTCGCCGCGGTGTTCGTCGAGCCGACGCTGGCCATGCCGGGCCTGCGGGCCCGGGTGAAGCGCCGGTGGGTCGCCGGCCGCGCGGCCCAGCTCGGCAGCACCGGCACCATCGTGGTGCGTGACGGGGTTGCGGCGTCACGCGCGACTCGCCGATCGACGTTTTACCGCAATGTCGAAGGCTGGCTGCTGGTCCGGTAA
- a CDS encoding adenylosuccinate synthase yields MPAIVLIGAQWGDEGKGKATDLLGGRVQWVVRYQGGNNAGHTVVLPNGENFALHLIPSGVLTPGVTNVIGNGVVVDPGVLLDELQSLERRGVDTARLLISADAHLLLPYHVAIDKVTERYMGSKKIGTTGRGIGPCYQDKIARMGIRVADVFDPEQLAHKIEAALELKNQILVKIYNRKALEAGQVVEALLAQAEGFRHRIADTRLLLNTALEAGETVLLEGSQGTLLDVDHGTYPYVTSSNPTAGGAAVGSGIGPTRITTVLGILKAYTTRVGSGPFPTELFDASGEYLSKTGGEFGVTTGRRRRCGWFDAVVARYATRVNGITDYFLTKLDVLSSLETVPVCVGYRIDGARTHDMPMTQSDLARAEPIYEELPGWWEDISAARDFDDLPAKARDYVLRLEELAGAQVSCIGVGPGRDQTIVRRDILAARP; encoded by the coding sequence ATGCCGGCAATCGTCCTCATCGGCGCCCAATGGGGCGACGAGGGCAAAGGTAAGGCCACTGACCTGCTCGGCGGCCGAGTCCAGTGGGTGGTGCGCTATCAGGGCGGCAACAACGCCGGGCACACCGTCGTCTTGCCCAACGGCGAGAACTTCGCGCTGCACCTGATCCCGTCGGGAGTCCTGACGCCCGGCGTCACCAACGTCATCGGCAACGGCGTGGTGGTGGATCCCGGTGTGCTGCTCGACGAGCTGCAAAGCCTCGAGCGCCGCGGTGTGGATACCGCCCGGCTTTTGATCTCCGCCGACGCGCACCTGCTGTTGCCCTACCACGTCGCCATCGACAAGGTCACCGAGCGCTACATGGGCAGCAAGAAGATCGGCACCACCGGCCGCGGCATCGGGCCGTGCTACCAGGACAAGATCGCCCGCATGGGCATCCGGGTGGCCGACGTGTTCGACCCCGAACAGCTGGCCCACAAGATCGAGGCCGCGTTGGAACTCAAAAACCAGATCCTGGTCAAGATCTACAACCGCAAGGCGCTGGAGGCCGGCCAGGTCGTCGAGGCGTTATTGGCGCAGGCGGAGGGGTTCCGGCACCGCATCGCCGACACCCGGCTGCTGCTCAACACCGCGCTGGAGGCCGGCGAGACGGTGTTGCTGGAAGGCTCGCAGGGCACGCTGCTCGACGTCGACCACGGCACCTATCCCTATGTGACGTCATCGAATCCGACGGCGGGCGGCGCGGCCGTCGGGTCCGGGATCGGCCCGACCCGGATCACCACCGTGCTGGGGATCCTCAAGGCCTACACCACCCGCGTGGGCTCCGGGCCGTTCCCCACCGAATTGTTCGACGCCAGCGGCGAATACCTGTCCAAGACCGGCGGCGAATTCGGCGTCACCACCGGACGGCGCCGGCGCTGCGGCTGGTTCGACGCCGTCGTCGCCCGCTACGCCACCCGGGTCAACGGCATCACCGACTACTTCCTGACCAAGCTCGACGTGCTGTCCAGCCTGGAAACGGTGCCGGTGTGCGTCGGCTACCGGATCGACGGGGCACGCACCCACGACATGCCGATGACCCAAAGCGATCTCGCCCGCGCCGAACCGATCTACGAGGAGCTGCCCGGCTGGTGGGAGGACATCTCGGCCGCGCGGGATTTCGACGACCTGCCCGCCAAGGCGCGTGACTACGTGCTGCGGCTGGAAGAGCTTGCCGGAGCACAGGTTTCGTGCATCGGTGTCGGTCCCGGCCGCGATCAGACCATCGTGCGCCGCGACATCCTGGCGGCCCGCCCGTGA
- a CDS encoding PaaI family thioesterase has translation MTDFDPKQLDPEYEHHGGFPEYGPASPGPGFGRFVAAMRRLQDLAVSADPSPDLQDVWDDAADRATALVELLGPFEAEEGKAPAGRTPDLPGMGSLLLPPWTLTRYGPDGVEMTGYFSRFHVGGNHAVHGGVLPLLFDHMFGMISHAAGRPISRTAFLHVDYRNVTPIDAPLVVRGRVTSTEGRKAFVSAELVDAGDTVLAEANGLMVRLLPGQP, from the coding sequence GTGACGGATTTCGATCCAAAACAACTCGACCCAGAGTACGAACATCACGGCGGCTTTCCAGAATACGGCCCGGCCAGCCCAGGCCCCGGATTCGGCCGGTTCGTCGCGGCCATGCGCCGGCTGCAGGACCTCGCGGTGTCCGCCGACCCGAGCCCAGATCTCCAGGACGTCTGGGACGACGCGGCCGACCGCGCCACGGCCCTGGTGGAGCTGCTGGGCCCATTCGAGGCCGAGGAGGGCAAGGCGCCGGCCGGGCGGACCCCCGACCTGCCCGGCATGGGCAGCCTGCTGCTGCCGCCCTGGACGTTGACGCGGTACGGCCCCGACGGCGTCGAAATGACGGGCTATTTCAGCCGGTTTCACGTCGGGGGCAATCACGCCGTGCACGGCGGGGTGCTGCCCCTGCTGTTTGACCACATGTTCGGGATGATCTCGCACGCCGCGGGACGGCCGATCAGCCGGACGGCCTTCCTACATGTCGACTACCGCAACGTGACCCCGATCGACGCGCCGCTGGTGGTGCGCGGGCGCGTCACCAGCACCGAGGGCCGCAAGGCCTTTGTCTCCGCGGAATTGGTCGACGCGGGCGACACTGTGTTAGCCGAAGCCAACGGCCTCATGGTGCGGCTGCTTCCCGGCCAGCCTTAG
- the purT gene encoding formate-dependent phosphoribosylglycinamide formyltransferase — protein MADGLSEGPDDKTTALAVPPQGAQADDGPRVMLLGSGELSRELAAALRHLGAQVIAAGDDREHPHGVADQSLTIPMTDADELSELIRRLRPDFVVTAADAVAVDALEALAAGPDNQRTQLVPSARTVRLTGDREGLRRLAADELGLPTAPFWFAGSVGELEAVAAHAGFPLLVRPVTGRGHSVVAGPDDIGPAWQRAGHQRVMAETVVEIEFDVTLLVVRSEGPNGPLIEFCSPIGHRGVDGVVLESWQPQQMSTAALDAARSIAARIVKALGGRGVFGVELMINGDEVYFADVTARLPESAWVTVRSQRLSAFELQARAILGLPVDTLMMSPGAAHVISPGHDGGSVAGALSVLESDLRVFGRGLRSPKPGLALATAPDVATARDRARQVATALNVS, from the coding sequence GTGGCTGACGGCTTGAGCGAGGGACCGGACGACAAGACGACGGCGCTTGCCGTGCCCCCGCAAGGCGCCCAGGCCGACGACGGGCCCCGGGTGATGCTGCTGGGTTCCGGTGAGCTCAGCCGGGAGCTGGCGGCCGCCCTGCGCCACCTCGGCGCGCAGGTGATCGCCGCGGGAGATGACCGCGAGCACCCGCACGGGGTGGCCGATCAGTCGCTGACCATACCGATGACTGACGCCGACGAGCTATCGGAGCTCATTCGACGGCTGCGACCGGACTTCGTGGTGACCGCCGCGGACGCGGTCGCTGTTGACGCCCTCGAAGCGCTGGCCGCCGGCCCCGACAACCAGCGCACCCAACTGGTGCCCAGTGCCCGCACCGTCCGGCTCACCGGCGACCGGGAGGGCCTGCGCCGGCTGGCCGCCGATGAGCTGGGCCTGCCCACCGCGCCCTTCTGGTTCGCCGGATCGGTCGGCGAGCTCGAGGCCGTGGCCGCGCACGCCGGGTTTCCGTTGCTGGTGAGGCCGGTGACCGGGCGGGGACACTCGGTGGTCGCCGGGCCCGACGACATCGGGCCGGCCTGGCAGCGCGCCGGTCACCAGCGGGTGATGGCCGAAACCGTGGTCGAGATCGAGTTCGACGTCACCCTGCTCGTGGTGCGCAGCGAGGGCCCGAACGGTCCGCTGATCGAATTCTGCTCACCCATCGGTCATCGCGGCGTCGACGGTGTTGTGCTGGAATCCTGGCAACCCCAGCAGATGAGCACCGCCGCGCTGGATGCCGCCAGGTCGATCGCCGCGCGGATCGTCAAGGCGCTCGGTGGACGCGGCGTCTTCGGTGTCGAATTGATGATCAACGGCGACGAGGTGTACTTCGCCGACGTCACCGCGCGCCTGCCCGAGAGTGCCTGGGTGACCGTGCGCAGCCAGCGACTTTCGGCGTTCGAACTGCAGGCGCGGGCCATTCTGGGCCTGCCGGTGGACACCCTGATGATGTCGCCGGGTGCGGCCCATGTGATAAGCCCCGGTCACGACGGTGGATCGGTCGCCGGCGCGCTGAGCGTTCTCGAAAGCGATCTCCGCGTCTTCGGGCGGGGACTCCGGTCCCCGAAGCCGGGCTTGGCGCTGGCCACGGCGCCAGACGTGGCGACCGCACGCGACCGTGCCCGACAGGTGGCGACCGCCCTGAATGTGAGCTGA
- a CDS encoding DUF433 domain-containing protein: MAATVSVLDREMYSEAEAARLLRVHQQTLNYWLEGKTWRGRTYLPVIRPKPEGRRTVTWAEFVEAGLLSQYRQRKVDLDEVRRFIAVLRDKTGEPYPLAHERPWTLNGRLLIEAQKASDLPPEYWLYAPTDGQLILPLYAAQEFLDRVKFVHDEAVLWRPAGPESPVVIDPDTRFGRPSVGGISTSVLKEYADDGYGYDEIAEEFGLKVRDVEMAVAYELQSKAA, from the coding sequence ATGGCCGCCACCGTTTCCGTCCTGGACCGCGAGATGTACTCCGAGGCAGAGGCCGCGCGTCTGCTGCGAGTTCATCAGCAGACGCTGAATTACTGGCTCGAAGGCAAGACATGGCGTGGCCGCACGTATTTGCCGGTGATTCGGCCTAAGCCTGAGGGTCGGCGAACTGTGACCTGGGCAGAGTTTGTCGAGGCGGGTCTACTGAGCCAGTACCGCCAACGCAAGGTCGATCTCGATGAGGTCCGCCGGTTTATCGCCGTACTGCGTGATAAAACCGGCGAACCGTATCCGCTCGCTCATGAACGTCCTTGGACGCTGAATGGTCGTCTTCTGATAGAAGCGCAGAAGGCAAGCGATCTGCCGCCCGAATATTGGTTGTATGCCCCTACTGACGGCCAATTGATACTTCCCTTGTATGCCGCACAGGAGTTTCTTGATCGGGTGAAATTTGTTCACGACGAGGCTGTCCTTTGGCGCCCGGCCGGTCCTGAGTCGCCCGTGGTCATCGATCCCGACACGCGGTTCGGCCGACCTTCGGTCGGTGGCATCAGTACGTCGGTACTCAAGGAGTACGCGGACGACGGTTATGGCTACGACGAGATCGCCGAGGAATTCGGTCTCAAAGTGCGTGACGTGGAAATGGCTGTCGCATACGAACTGCAAAGCAAGGCCGCTTAA
- a CDS encoding rhodanese-like domain-containing protein, giving the protein MSTERAHAYAGDITSLEAWKLLSDNPDAVLVDVRTDAEWRFVGVPDLSSLGREVVYIEWNTTGGTYNENFANELRERVPSAGADAERPVIFLCRSGNRSIGAAEVATRLGITPAYNVLDGFEGHLNADGHRGDTGWRAVGLPWKQQ; this is encoded by the coding sequence ATGAGCACAGAGCGCGCCCACGCCTACGCAGGAGACATCACGTCGCTGGAGGCGTGGAAGCTACTCAGCGACAACCCCGACGCCGTGCTGGTCGACGTGCGCACCGACGCCGAATGGCGGTTCGTCGGCGTGCCCGACCTGTCCAGCCTGGGCCGCGAGGTCGTCTACATCGAGTGGAACACGACCGGCGGGACGTACAACGAGAACTTCGCCAACGAGCTCAGGGAACGGGTCCCATCGGCGGGAGCCGACGCGGAGCGGCCGGTGATCTTCCTGTGTCGCTCGGGCAACCGCTCCATCGGCGCCGCGGAGGTCGCGACCCGGCTCGGCATCACCCCGGCCTACAACGTGCTGGACGGCTTCGAAGGCCATCTCAACGCCGACGGTCATCGCGGTGACACCGGCTGGCGCGCGGTCGGATTGCCCTGGAAGCAGCAATGA
- a CDS encoding O-succinylhomoserine sulfhydrylase encodes MTDGSVRTPKALPDGVSQATIGVRGGLLRSGFEETAEAMYLSSGYVYESASVAERSFAGELDHFVYSRYGNPTVTMFEERLRLIEGAPAAFATASGMAAVFTSLGALLAAGDRLVAARSLFGSCFVVCNEILPRWGVETVFVDGDDLAQWERALSVPTQAVFFETPSNPMQSLVDIAAVTELAHAAGAKVVLDNVFATPLLQQGFPLGVDVVVYSATKHIDGQGRVLGGAILGDKEYIDGPVQKLMRHTGPAMSAFNAWVLLKGLETLAVRVEYSNSSAHRIAEFLEGHPAVSWVRYPYLASHPQHDLAKRQMTGGGTVITFALRGPENAAKQRAFEVLDKLRLIDISNNLGDAKSLVTHPATTTHRAMGPEGRAAIGLGDNVVRISVGLEGADDLIADIDRALS; translated from the coding sequence ATGACCGACGGTTCGGTCCGCACGCCCAAGGCGCTGCCCGACGGCGTCAGCCAGGCCACCATCGGCGTGCGCGGCGGACTCCTGCGGTCGGGGTTCGAAGAGACCGCCGAGGCGATGTACCTGTCGTCCGGCTACGTCTACGAATCGGCGTCCGTTGCGGAGAGGTCGTTCGCCGGCGAGCTGGACCACTTCGTGTACTCGCGCTACGGCAACCCGACCGTGACGATGTTCGAGGAACGGCTGCGCCTGATCGAGGGTGCGCCTGCGGCGTTCGCGACCGCGAGCGGCATGGCCGCGGTGTTCACGTCGCTGGGCGCGCTGCTGGCCGCCGGCGACCGGCTGGTCGCGGCGCGCAGCCTGTTCGGGTCGTGTTTCGTGGTGTGCAACGAGATCCTGCCGCGGTGGGGCGTGGAGACCGTCTTCGTCGACGGCGACGACCTCGCGCAATGGGAGCGGGCGCTCTCGGTGCCGACCCAGGCGGTGTTCTTCGAGACGCCGTCGAATCCGATGCAGTCGCTGGTGGATATCGCCGCGGTGACCGAGCTGGCTCACGCCGCGGGCGCGAAGGTGGTGCTGGACAACGTGTTTGCCACACCGCTGCTGCAGCAGGGCTTTCCGCTCGGGGTTGACGTGGTAGTGTACTCGGCCACTAAGCACATCGACGGTCAGGGCCGGGTGCTGGGCGGCGCCATCCTCGGCGACAAGGAGTACATCGACGGCCCGGTGCAGAAGCTGATGCGGCACACCGGCCCCGCGATGAGCGCATTCAACGCCTGGGTATTGCTGAAAGGCCTTGAGACGCTTGCGGTTCGGGTTGAATACAGCAATTCCTCGGCGCACCGGATCGCGGAATTCCTGGAGGGTCATCCGGCGGTGAGCTGGGTGCGCTACCCGTATCTGGCGTCGCACCCGCAACACGACCTGGCCAAGCGTCAGATGACCGGCGGCGGGACGGTGATCACGTTCGCGCTCAGGGGCCCGGAAAATGCCGCCAAGCAACGGGCCTTCGAGGTGCTGGACAAGCTGCGGCTGATCGACATCTCCAACAATCTCGGCGACGCCAAATCGCTTGTCACTCACCCGGCGACCACGACGCACCGCGCGATGGGTCCGGAGGGTCGCGCCGCGATCGGGCTCGGCGACAACGTGGTTCGCATCTCAGTCGGGCTGGAAGGCGCCGACGACCTGATCGCCGATATCGATCGGGCGTTGAGCTAG
- a CDS encoding NAD(P)/FAD-dependent oxidoreductase, producing the protein MSRHRVVIIGSGFGGLTAAKALRRAPKGSQVDITLISKTTTHLFQPLLYQVATGILSEGDVAPTTRLILRKQKNVRVLWGEVNAIDLKAQTVTSKLMGMETVTPYDSLIVAAGAQQSYFGNDEFATYAPGMKTIDDALELRGRILGSFEAAEVATDPAERQRRLTFVVVGAGPTGVEVAGQIVELAERTLAGAFRTIKPTDCRVILLDAAPAVLPPMGAKLGLKAQHRLEKMNVEVQLNAMVTAVDYKGITIKEKDGGERRIECACKVWAAGVQASSLGKMIAEQSDGTEVDRAGRVIVEPDLTVKGHPNVFVVGDLMSVPGVPGMAQGAIQGASYATKTIKQGLKGQDDPANRKPFKYFDKGSMATVSRFSAVAQVGKLEFGGFAAWLAWLVLHLYYLVGHRNRIAALFAWGISFLGRGRGQMAITSQMIYARPVVNWVEQQAQEGTLAAAERAEAAESKAG; encoded by the coding sequence ATGTCGCGCCATCGCGTCGTCATCATCGGAAGCGGATTCGGCGGACTGACCGCGGCCAAGGCGCTCAGGCGGGCCCCCAAAGGAAGCCAGGTCGACATCACCCTGATCTCGAAAACGACCACTCACCTGTTCCAGCCGCTGCTGTACCAGGTGGCCACCGGGATCTTGTCCGAGGGCGACGTCGCCCCGACCACCCGGCTGATCCTGCGCAAGCAAAAGAACGTGCGGGTGTTGTGGGGCGAAGTCAACGCGATCGACCTGAAGGCGCAGACGGTCACCTCGAAGTTGATGGGCATGGAGACGGTGACGCCCTACGACAGTCTCATCGTGGCCGCCGGCGCGCAGCAGTCCTACTTCGGCAACGACGAGTTCGCCACCTACGCGCCCGGGATGAAGACCATCGACGACGCCCTGGAACTGCGCGGCCGCATCCTCGGCTCATTCGAAGCCGCCGAGGTGGCCACCGACCCCGCCGAGCGACAACGCCGCCTGACCTTCGTGGTGGTCGGTGCCGGGCCGACGGGCGTCGAGGTGGCCGGGCAGATCGTCGAACTCGCCGAGCGCACGCTCGCCGGTGCGTTTCGCACCATCAAGCCCACCGACTGCCGGGTGATCCTGCTCGACGCCGCGCCCGCGGTGCTGCCGCCCATGGGGGCGAAGCTGGGTCTGAAGGCCCAGCACCGGCTGGAGAAGATGAACGTCGAGGTCCAGCTCAACGCGATGGTGACCGCCGTCGACTACAAGGGCATCACCATCAAGGAGAAGGACGGCGGCGAACGACGGATCGAATGCGCGTGCAAGGTGTGGGCGGCCGGCGTGCAGGCCAGCTCGCTGGGCAAGATGATTGCCGAGCAGTCCGATGGAACCGAAGTGGACCGCGCCGGACGGGTGATCGTGGAGCCGGACCTCACCGTCAAGGGGCACCCGAACGTGTTCGTCGTGGGCGACCTGATGTCGGTGCCCGGCGTGCCCGGGATGGCGCAGGGCGCGATCCAGGGTGCGAGTTATGCCACCAAGACGATCAAGCAGGGGCTCAAGGGGCAGGATGACCCGGCAAACCGTAAGCCGTTCAAGTACTTTGACAAGGGCAGCATGGCGACGGTGTCGCGATTCAGCGCCGTGGCACAAGTGGGCAAGCTCGAGTTCGGTGGCTTCGCCGCCTGGTTAGCGTGGCTGGTGCTGCACCTGTATTACCTTGTCGGCCACCGGAATCGCATCGCCGCCCTGTTCGCCTGGGGAATCTCGTTTCTGGGGCGTGGTCGCGGCCAGATGGCCATTACCAGCCAGATGATTTACGCACGGCCGGTGGTGAACTGGGTCGAGCAGCAGGCGCAGGAGGGCACGCTGGCGGCGGCCGAACGCGCCGAGGCGGCTGAAAGCAAAGCCGGCTAG